The following are from one region of the Carnobacterium gallinarum DSM 4847 genome:
- a CDS encoding alpha/beta hydrolase: MSIKQKKRNFKVASLIISILILFFIGTQTTLLAPTYYRLQHFFTAMSTQEEQPTNSIPTVLIHGYSGSKWTFFTTDLRYSIENIATPSLVLRVQKDGSLQTSGVYDPAMKHPMIRIEFEDNTAKLKQNVKWLSSAMAELKNTYHINQIDVIGHSYGGLDFTYFTEYLYNQETFPEIHKFVALGTPFNGSAIGDDGVTDYDLSSTGPKKESIYFKKLKERQDSIPKQLHVLNIVGDLDDGSRSDGAVAVDSGLSAKFIFPSENYQEVAITGFWAAHSLLHENLKVDRLVQKFLWND, from the coding sequence ATGTCTATTAAACAAAAAAAACGTAATTTCAAAGTGGCAAGTCTAATTATTTCCATTCTTATTTTATTTTTTATTGGCACACAAACAACTTTACTAGCCCCTACTTATTATCGACTTCAACATTTTTTTACGGCTATGTCTACCCAAGAAGAGCAGCCTACCAATTCAATTCCCACGGTTCTCATTCATGGATATTCTGGTTCTAAATGGACTTTTTTTACAACTGATTTACGTTATAGCATCGAAAATATAGCCACGCCTTCACTTGTTTTAAGAGTTCAAAAAGATGGCTCACTCCAAACTTCTGGTGTTTATGATCCAGCCATGAAGCATCCAATGATTCGGATTGAATTTGAAGATAATACAGCAAAGCTCAAACAAAATGTTAAATGGCTATCGAGTGCTATGGCAGAATTGAAAAATACTTATCATATTAATCAAATAGATGTCATTGGTCATTCTTATGGTGGATTAGATTTTACTTACTTTACTGAATACCTCTATAATCAAGAAACCTTCCCAGAAATCCATAAATTCGTTGCCCTTGGTACCCCATTTAATGGTTCCGCCATTGGGGATGACGGAGTGACCGACTATGATTTAAGTTCAACTGGACCTAAAAAAGAATCAATTTATTTTAAGAAACTAAAAGAGCGACAAGATTCTATTCCAAAACAGTTGCACGTTCTAAATATTGTTGGTGATTTAGATGACGGGAGTCGCAGTGATGGTGCGGTAGCTGTTGATAGTGGTTTAAGTGCCAAATTTATCTTTCCATCAGAGAATTATCAGGAAGTAGCGATTACGGGATTTTGGGCTGCACATAGCCTTTTACATGAAAATCTCAAGGTTGATCGCTTAGTTCAAAAATTTTTATGGAATGACTAA
- a CDS encoding RNA polymerase sigma factor yields MRSVKNHYQKMEELYQLYEQKIYYVAYSILSNVQQAEDITQETFITLYQNLEKISLLDTHELKSYILKIAKNKAIDSYRKNQRQALFIEEYQKEVNEAETSTKNQEQYLMSEAQMDTLLSTLSDSYKKVFKYKIFYGLNYQETSELMGITEATARKQFERAKKRVMNIIGGSPNDEFEELKKNR; encoded by the coding sequence ATGCGGTCCGTAAAGAATCATTATCAAAAAATGGAAGAATTATATCAACTATATGAACAAAAAATATACTACGTAGCTTACTCGATTTTATCGAATGTCCAGCAAGCGGAAGATATTACACAAGAAACATTCATTACTCTGTATCAAAATTTAGAAAAAATCAGTCTGTTAGATACTCATGAGCTAAAGAGTTATATTTTAAAAATTGCGAAGAATAAAGCGATTGACAGTTATCGAAAAAATCAACGGCAAGCTTTATTCATTGAAGAATATCAAAAAGAAGTGAACGAAGCAGAAACAAGTACGAAAAATCAGGAACAGTATTTAATGTCTGAAGCACAAATGGATACGCTACTAAGTACACTGAGCGACTCCTATAAAAAGGTGTTTAAATACAAAATATTTTATGGATTAAACTATCAAGAAACCTCTGAATTAATGGGGATAACCGAGGCGACAGCACGAAAACAATTTGAACGAGCCAAAAAAAGAGTGATGAATATTATAGGAGGGAGTCCAAATGACGAATTTGAAGAGCTCAAAAAAAATAGATGA
- a CDS encoding ECF-type sigma factor negative effector: MTNLKSSKKIDELAEKIALEDFDNIEKNHEFSDTYQQKRKVFMRDIRKNSQSKIKHNKKKMISVAAAILFIAIPTTVFAATKIYDSVVKQQKYETRISLINKDDKKINKEYQLVIADLPENMEAMNNESLKYSFKDNYGKGGFSFLLWRVGKKNEFIAENTKDYVEKEINGKKAIIVNVDNGIEKLSFNKHIYLVFEEEGIVVESYVGSDVSDEQMMAVLGSISFKPTTKEVASYIRDYDSERSTNQIPASVADRKIVPLEKESKKLFKVGQKIPITTFEGSKLDYTIEKVEVFDSLVNFKEESFNPFILERLNEANAMDQAKNLIPYQRSEFKAGDGKNTINELTNKTLIKPKFVFITTSVKNMKTKATEEIYMTPSLEILKSEKNGWTFAQKNGTFENGIKTGEVDYLEPAGEGKAFYNIGRLAPGKTITIKLGYLVDEDKLDSMFIDAFNNQGMDDKKEDLNAEKYTWIDIRQ; encoded by the coding sequence ATGACGAATTTGAAGAGCTCAAAAAAAATAGATGAACTAGCAGAAAAAATTGCATTAGAGGATTTTGATAATATAGAGAAAAATCATGAATTTTCAGACACGTACCAACAGAAAAGAAAGGTTTTTATGAGAGACATTAGAAAAAATAGCCAATCAAAAATAAAACATAATAAGAAAAAAATGATTAGTGTAGCCGCCGCAATTTTATTTATTGCCATACCAACAACTGTTTTTGCAGCAACTAAAATTTATGATAGTGTAGTGAAGCAACAAAAATATGAAACAAGGATTTCATTAATAAATAAAGATGACAAGAAAATAAATAAAGAGTATCAATTGGTTATAGCAGATTTACCTGAAAATATGGAAGCTATGAATAATGAGTCCTTAAAATATTCATTTAAAGATAACTATGGTAAAGGTGGATTTTCATTTTTATTGTGGCGGGTGGGCAAAAAAAATGAGTTTATTGCTGAAAACACAAAGGATTATGTAGAAAAAGAAATTAATGGTAAAAAGGCAATTATCGTTAATGTAGATAACGGAATAGAAAAGCTTTCCTTCAATAAACATATCTATCTAGTTTTTGAAGAGGAAGGAATTGTTGTAGAAAGTTACGTTGGTAGCGATGTTTCTGATGAACAAATGATGGCTGTTTTAGGAAGTATTTCTTTTAAACCAACAACAAAGGAAGTAGCTTCTTATATAAGAGACTATGATTCAGAGCGTTCAACCAACCAAATTCCAGCATCAGTAGCTGATCGTAAGATTGTTCCCTTGGAAAAAGAGAGTAAAAAATTATTTAAAGTTGGTCAAAAAATTCCAATAACAACGTTTGAAGGGAGTAAGTTAGACTATACAATTGAAAAAGTTGAAGTTTTTGATTCACTTGTCAATTTCAAAGAAGAAAGTTTTAATCCTTTTATTCTAGAGCGTTTAAATGAAGCGAATGCAATGGATCAAGCTAAAAATTTAATTCCTTATCAAAGAAGTGAATTTAAAGCTGGCGATGGCAAAAATACAATTAATGAATTAACCAATAAAACGTTAATCAAACCAAAATTTGTGTTCATAACAACTTCAGTTAAAAATATGAAAACAAAAGCAACTGAAGAGATTTATATGACGCCATCTTTAGAAATACTAAAATCAGAAAAAAATGGTTGGACTTTTGCACAAAAAAATGGAACGTTTGAAAATGGAATCAAAACTGGCGAAGTCGATTATTTAGAACCTGCCGGTGAAGGAAAAGCCTTTTATAATATTGGGAGACTCGCTCCTGGCAAAACAATAACTATCAAATTAGGTTATCTTGTGGATGAAGATAAGCTGGATTCAATGTTTATTGATGCATTTAATAATCAAGGGATGGATGATAAAAAAGAAGATTTAAATGCTGAAAAATACACTTGGATTGATATTCGTCAATAA
- a CDS encoding MarR family winged helix-turn-helix transcriptional regulator translates to MTENTNNNTQGKHTLTEQFRQLNKLQHFYFGKKRMEAFGRNPQREQGRVLVIIKMQPEISQKELAYLLDMHPQVLNELLAKLEKDDLITRVSSEEDQRSIKITLTDAGLNAINQESESTDEATIFAVLSVDEQVQLSEYIERIINELDKKMPKEEIENFKAKMQQMRHGKGDFPERGRGGHGHSFKGEHSPRFNRGESDVHKFDRRADPFFAAGSSFERFSFDQENS, encoded by the coding sequence ATGACTGAAAATACAAACAATAATACCCAAGGAAAACACACATTAACTGAGCAATTTAGACAATTGAATAAATTACAACACTTCTATTTTGGTAAAAAACGTATGGAGGCTTTTGGTAGAAATCCGCAACGTGAACAAGGTCGCGTATTAGTTATCATCAAAATGCAACCAGAAATTAGTCAAAAAGAATTAGCTTATTTATTGGATATGCACCCACAGGTCTTAAATGAGCTGTTGGCTAAACTAGAAAAAGATGATTTAATTACTCGCGTTTCAAGTGAAGAAGATCAACGCAGTATAAAAATCACGTTAACAGATGCCGGGTTAAATGCAATCAATCAAGAATCAGAATCAACAGATGAAGCAACAATCTTTGCTGTTTTATCTGTTGATGAACAAGTCCAATTATCTGAATATATAGAACGCATCATTAATGAACTAGATAAAAAAATGCCAAAAGAAGAAATCGAAAATTTTAAAGCTAAAATGCAACAAATGCGTCATGGTAAAGGGGATTTTCCTGAAAGAGGTCGAGGTGGTCATGGTCATTCATTTAAAGGGGAACATAGTCCACGTTTTAATAGAGGTGAGAGTGATGTTCATAAGTTTGATAGAAGAGCGGACCCATTCTTTGCTGCGGGTTCAAGCTTTGAGAGATTTTCTTTTGATCAAGAAAATAGCTAA
- a CDS encoding IclR family transcriptional regulator, whose protein sequence is MTTEKQPYGTVLIKASKIVDFLSESKNPQPLNMIAKETEMTSPTTLKILDTLVLIGYVKKDSDTKKFSLGPALIRYANQYLANLDLIKISYPYLKHLQDQFDETVHLGMLEGDKVMYVNKLETKKTITCTNSRIGISTPLYSSAMGKSLLAEYRGSDLKTYLDQIELRSFTSNTITDKDVLMKEVIEAQKKGYAFDDEENENEVFCIGSSLVLDGEIYGAFSISVPKYRITEESKKEFAREVLETKKNILAELQQMKNFM, encoded by the coding sequence ATGACAACTGAAAAACAACCTTATGGAACAGTCTTAATTAAAGCATCAAAAATCGTTGATTTTCTCTCAGAGAGTAAAAATCCGCAACCTTTAAATATGATTGCCAAAGAAACAGAAATGACTAGTCCAACGACTTTAAAAATCTTAGATACATTGGTCTTAATTGGCTATGTAAAAAAGGATTCAGATACGAAAAAGTTCAGCTTAGGTCCAGCGTTAATTCGCTATGCTAATCAATATTTGGCGAATTTAGATTTGATTAAAATCAGTTATCCTTACCTAAAACATTTGCAAGACCAATTCGATGAAACGGTTCATCTAGGAATGTTAGAAGGGGATAAAGTGATGTATGTAAATAAATTGGAAACTAAGAAAACAATAACATGTACAAATTCACGCATTGGAATCAGCACACCTTTATACAGTTCAGCAATGGGCAAATCCTTGTTAGCGGAGTACCGTGGAAGTGATCTTAAAACATATTTAGACCAAATTGAGTTACGCTCGTTTACTTCAAATACCATCACAGACAAAGACGTATTGATGAAAGAAGTCATTGAAGCACAAAAAAAGGGGTATGCCTTTGATGATGAGGAAAACGAGAATGAAGTTTTTTGTATTGGTAGTTCTCTAGTATTAGACGGCGAAATCTATGGCGCTTTTAGTATCAGTGTGCCAAAATATCGAATTACTGAGGAAAGTAAAAAAGAGTTTGCTAGAGAAGTTTTGGAAACAAAGAAAAATATTTTAGCAGAATTGCAACAGATGAAAAATTTTATGTAA
- a CDS encoding transposase, producing MKKHKHRIAPTFQLPYSSGPLETLNKIKTLKPIASSYRSFSSLRPRILLACRTTQKAA from the coding sequence TTGAAGAAGCATAAACATCGGATTGCCCCTACGTTCCAATTGCCTTACTCCAGCGGTCCTCTGGAAACCCTCAACAAAATCAAAACCTTAAAGCCCATTGCTTCTAGTTACCGCAGTTTCTCCAGTCTAAGACCAAGAATTTTACTGGCTTGTCGCACCACGCAAAAAGCAGCTTGA
- a CDS encoding transposase: MIDFLYCTSTYYFIVIQKLFPNAKTVIDPFHIVQC; this comes from the coding sequence ATGATAGATTTTTTATATTGCACATCAACATATTATTTCATTGTCATTCAAAAGCTTTTTCCAAACGCGAAAACCGTGATTGACCCTTTTCATATCGTTCAGTGTTAA
- a CDS encoding DUF3130 family protein — MTGQVSTNKEVVSTLTKGMKQPVKEVDFSLQNSISYSNSTAVSKLKSCLSTLKNGTKEFKKDVEVDVGNLVKIHEAIQKTDQELGRK; from the coding sequence ATGACAGGACAAGTATCTACAAATAAGGAAGTGGTTTCAACTCTTACTAAGGGAATGAAACAACCAGTAAAAGAAGTGGATTTTTCATTACAAAATTCTATTTCTTATTCAAATAGTACAGCTGTAAGTAAATTAAAAAGCTGTCTCTCTACGTTAAAAAATGGAACGAAAGAATTTAAAAAAGATGTTGAAGTGGACGTTGGAAATTTAGTGAAAATTCATGAAGCCATTCAGAAAACGGACCAGGAATTAGGGAGGAAGTAA
- a CDS encoding AHH domain-containing protein — protein MPKIDYQELKSLSDELTALRQTTVSHLEDYEQSNDAFTSDTILTGTAWDSGKRYHKNYKIISKSIFNALYDSDDALKAYLSAFKGVVGEAENRLDTDELVELENELRRLQTQKLEFMEAMAEVFKDVPILKDFFAQNTMNGTIKEIELLKRYEYFENTTQGSFDEVYETIVAITEALAFMGESKNFAGGSKGYNEVDFSSLGWHQQLDKYNQANEEDHYEIRETKTKYGTFYQVLKNGKVQKEASEALQSSELLDALGGMAKLTPEILKILVGLDDVEILLDDGSTKVQKMGAGFWLLLSVLPPDKIKDILKSAKLAKKSGKALDGIHITEKQWKEYKALDKSATTLGRLVPGEVGKVTGGSSTKLGKNLLESMGLKKSGKWSGYQAQHIIPSELGSHSVIKKMGMDLDDATNGIFLRVPDDASSAMSRHRGYHSTYSEVVKRQLDKIDINLSPQELQEQVAKLQQNLKKLQESGLPLYPSQGATVEMWERYLTKLN, from the coding sequence ATGCCAAAAATCGACTACCAAGAATTAAAAAGTTTGTCAGATGAGCTGACTGCTCTGCGTCAAACCACCGTGTCTCACTTGGAAGATTACGAACAGTCAAATGATGCCTTCACTAGTGATACTATCTTGACTGGAACAGCATGGGATTCCGGTAAAAGGTATCATAAGAACTATAAAATCATTTCCAAGAGCATCTTTAATGCCCTTTATGATAGTGATGATGCGCTTAAAGCATATCTTTCGGCCTTCAAAGGAGTTGTTGGTGAAGCTGAAAATCGTTTAGATACAGATGAATTAGTTGAGTTGGAAAATGAATTGCGTAGACTACAGACTCAAAAATTAGAGTTTATGGAAGCCATGGCTGAAGTTTTTAAAGATGTTCCGATTTTAAAAGATTTTTTTGCACAAAATACGATGAATGGTACAATAAAAGAAATTGAACTGTTAAAAAGATATGAGTACTTTGAAAACACGACACAAGGTAGCTTTGATGAAGTCTATGAAACCATCGTTGCTATTACTGAAGCTCTTGCCTTTATGGGAGAAAGTAAGAACTTTGCAGGAGGTTCAAAGGGCTACAATGAAGTGGATTTTTCCTCACTGGGCTGGCATCAACAACTAGATAAATACAATCAAGCAAACGAAGAAGACCATTATGAAATCAGAGAAACTAAAACCAAATATGGCACCTTTTATCAGGTGTTAAAAAATGGGAAGGTACAAAAAGAAGCCTCCGAAGCCTTACAATCTTCCGAATTACTGGATGCGCTGGGTGGAATGGCTAAATTGACTCCTGAAATCTTGAAAATATTAGTTGGCTTAGATGATGTCGAAATCTTATTAGATGATGGCTCCACTAAAGTTCAAAAAATGGGTGCGGGTTTTTGGTTATTGTTAAGTGTCTTACCGCCAGACAAGATCAAGGATATCCTTAAGAGTGCCAAACTAGCAAAAAAATCAGGAAAAGCATTAGATGGTATTCATATTACCGAGAAACAATGGAAAGAATATAAGGCGTTAGATAAAAGTGCAACTACACTTGGAAGGTTAGTTCCTGGTGAGGTTGGTAAAGTTACAGGTGGGAGCTCAACCAAGTTAGGGAAAAATTTATTAGAGTCAATGGGGCTAAAAAAATCGGGGAAATGGTCAGGATACCAAGCACAGCACATAATCCCTTCCGAATTAGGCAGTCATTCTGTTATTAAAAAAATGGGAATGGATTTAGATGATGCGACTAATGGTATATTTTTAAGAGTTCCTGATGATGCATCCAGTGCAATGTCCCGGCATAGAGGGTATCATTCAACATATAGTGAAGTAGTAAAAAGACAGCTTGATAAAATTGATATAAATTTGTCGCCTCAAGAATTACAAGAACAGGTTGCTAAATTACAGCAGAACTTAAAAAAATTACAAGAGAGTGGTTTGCCTTTGTATCCTAGCCAAGGAGCCACTGTTGAAATGTGGGAAAGATATTTGACTAAACTTAATTAA
- a CDS encoding DUF4274 domain-containing protein: MNDKEKEIIKKILYNEDSVDKKRLIKEINNPEQLFSLVENYNWNDGFEIPKEVIENEFCDLSTALLTFYLADGYRLLEDRKSFENKDLPQWGAFIKDLFNRIQSNKFNESRIKYKPELNKVQKYKLMKSNPDVLSVFFEGIDGELTDTNIE, from the coding sequence ATGAATGATAAAGAAAAAGAGATTATAAAAAAAATACTTTATAATGAAGACTCTGTGGATAAAAAAAGGTTAATTAAAGAAATAAATAATCCAGAACAATTATTTTCACTTGTGGAAAACTATAATTGGAATGACGGATTTGAAATTCCTAAAGAAGTAATTGAGAATGAATTTTGTGATTTAAGTACGGCATTGTTAACTTTTTATTTAGCTGACGGATACAGACTATTAGAAGACAGAAAATCCTTTGAAAATAAAGATTTACCTCAATGGGGAGCATTTATTAAGGATTTATTTAATCGTATTCAATCGAATAAATTTAATGAAAGTAGAATAAAATATAAGCCGGAATTAAACAAAGTACAAAAATATAAACTCATGAAGTCAAATCCTGATGTACTCTCTGTTTTTTTTGAAGGTATTGATGGAGAGTTAACAGATACTAATATTGAATAA
- a CDS encoding SMI1/KNR4 family protein, translating to MLKIVKFDNTDVSNEVSDFEQKYDLQLPDSYKKFLLKYNGGNTPKSTFKINGVSSDIRAFYGFKNATKEYNFSYLVEMSYFEELLENHYLPIATDSFGNQIVITISEKNNGEIYFFDSEKSEYEYLTKTLEDFFDNVKSKKFVVRSIEERINGMKESDIDIEVDEELLGLWQSEIDKYLDGKQEKVLLD from the coding sequence ATGTTAAAAATAGTTAAATTTGATAATACAGATGTATCTAATGAAGTTAGTGACTTTGAACAGAAGTATGATTTGCAATTACCTGATTCGTACAAAAAATTCTTATTAAAGTATAATGGTGGGAACACTCCAAAATCTACATTTAAAATTAATGGGGTATCTAGTGATATAAGAGCTTTTTATGGCTTTAAGAACGCAACTAAAGAGTATAACTTTTCCTATCTAGTAGAGATGAGCTACTTTGAAGAACTTTTAGAAAATCACTATCTACCAATTGCAACAGATAGTTTTGGGAACCAAATAGTTATTACTATAAGCGAAAAAAATAATGGTGAAATTTATTTTTTTGATAGCGAAAAAAGTGAATATGAGTATCTAACAAAAACATTAGAAGATTTTTTTGATAATGTGAAAAGTAAAAAATTTGTTGTTAGAAGTATTGAAGAGAGAATAAACGGAATGAAAGAGTCGGATATTGATATTGAGGTAGATGAAGAACTACTAGGATTATGGCAAAGCGAAATTGATAAGTATTTAGATGGTAAGCAAGAGAAGGTTTTATTGGATTAA
- a CDS encoding EndoU domain-containing protein has protein sequence MGAGFWLLLSILPPDKIKDILKSAKLAKKSGKALDGIHITEKQWNEYKVLDKKVGGAKVPKIEISEQSLKHANVGDFTVNPSTGKVSKMKGGGHGQSNIDFLKENGFEVNIEKTYPNGVRTGNIPDHKVKAKRTGNNQSWFPENWTNKDIESAGQHIANHPNFVGAKDGEAIFGEFNGVRVGVIKTDGKPATIFPDATRQP, from the coding sequence ATGGGTGCTGGTTTTTGGTTATTGCTAAGTATTTTACCGCCAGACAAGATTAAGGACATCCTTAAGAGTGCCAAGCTCGCAAAAAAATCAGGCAAAGCATTAGATGGTATTCATATCACGGAGAAGCAGTGGAATGAATATAAGGTGTTGGATAAGAAAGTCGGTGGTGCTAAGGTACCTAAGATTGAAATTTCAGAACAAAGTTTGAAACATGCAAATGTCGGAGATTTTACTGTTAATCCTTCTACAGGGAAAGTGTCCAAAATGAAAGGTGGCGGGCATGGTCAATCTAACATTGATTTTCTAAAGGAAAATGGGTTTGAGGTAAATATTGAAAAAACGTACCCGAATGGTGTTAGAACTGGAAATATACCAGACCATAAAGTTAAGGCTAAAAGAACTGGAAACAATCAATCTTGGTTTCCTGAAAATTGGACGAATAAAGATATAGAGAGTGCCGGACAACATATTGCTAACCACCCAAACTTTGTAGGTGCTAAGGATGGGGAAGCTATTTTTGGAGAGTTTAATGGTGTACGAGTTGGGGTAATAAAAACTGATGGAAAGCCTGCAACTATATTTCCAGATGCGACCAGACAACCATAA
- a CDS encoding HNH endonuclease, with the protein MGSSMWLLLSVLPPDKIKDILKSAKLAKNSGKALDGIHITEKQWKEYKALDKTVGGAVDDIPTAFKQTEFASTYEARLGQTPALGNKKVQFVGARGESLSTLKPPPDAKLESILKNAGVEGVYYKNGVPDFSPFSKAEIEIEYMLGGKGALGSKARDFNFQQANSNLAKQLNDSPNLAKTFGMESGNIKPRDIEKYRVQNNLTWHELNNGTTIQLVPSEINSTFGHIGGVGEINAGAFVK; encoded by the coding sequence ATGGGCTCTAGTATGTGGCTATTGTTAAGTGTCTTACCACCAGATAAGATTAAGGATATCCTTAAGAGTGCGAAGCTAGCAAAAAATTCGGGTAAAGCATTAGATGGTATTCATATTACAGAAAAACAGTGGAAAGAATATAAGGCGTTGGATAAGACAGTTGGTGGTGCTGTTGATGATATTCCTACAGCTTTTAAACAGACCGAATTTGCTAGTACTTACGAAGCTCGTTTAGGTCAAACTCCTGCACTCGGAAATAAAAAAGTCCAGTTTGTAGGGGCTCGTGGAGAATCACTCTCTACTCTAAAACCACCGCCAGACGCTAAGTTGGAAAGTATATTAAAAAATGCAGGAGTAGAAGGTGTATACTATAAAAATGGGGTCCCTGATTTTTCACCATTTTCTAAAGCAGAAATTGAAATTGAGTACATGCTTGGTGGAAAAGGTGCTTTGGGCAGTAAAGCCAGAGATTTCAATTTTCAACAAGCAAATTCAAATTTGGCTAAACAGCTAAATGATTCTCCAAATTTAGCTAAAACATTTGGTATGGAATCTGGCAATATAAAACCAAGAGACATTGAAAAATATAGGGTACAAAATAATTTGACATGGCATGAATTAAATAATGGCACGACAATACAGCTTGTACCTTCAGAAATTAATAGTACATTTGGCCATATCGGTGGTGTAGGTGAGATAAATGCAGGTGCATTTGTAAAATAG
- a CDS encoding DUF6985 domain-containing protein produces MKINDEVFGGLEFDYSWFKTSKIDFYNKEVEIVILVAGDEEADFEKEQYEAYKMLIKNWVDIQKIFLSPILDYYQNKREELGYDIELNDNYPEIVTIEEILEHITLVGIKVPYGELYGGRSIGISFDCTWDSENEIGIRLSDEKVIEVGYQDVAI; encoded by the coding sequence ATGAAAATTAATGATGAAGTTTTTGGTGGGTTAGAATTTGATTATTCTTGGTTTAAAACAAGTAAAATTGATTTTTATAATAAAGAAGTTGAGATAGTTATTTTAGTTGCAGGAGATGAAGAAGCAGATTTTGAAAAAGAGCAATATGAAGCCTATAAAATGTTAATAAAAAATTGGGTGGATATTCAAAAAATATTTTTATCCCCTATTTTAGATTATTATCAAAATAAAAGAGAAGAGCTAGGGTATGATATTGAATTAAATGACAATTATCCTGAAATAGTGACAATAGAAGAAATATTGGAACATATTACATTAGTTGGAATAAAGGTTCCATATGGAGAATTATATGGCGGAAGAAGCATAGGCATAAGTTTTGACTGTACATGGGATTCGGAGAATGAAATAGGTATAAGATTGAGCGACGAAAAAGTGATAGAAGTAGGCTACCAAGATGTAGCAATATAA
- a CDS encoding SMI1/KNR4 family protein, which translates to MDDMYDNLQKNIDFSDELLEVGFLPIADDSGGNQLCIGISEKHYGEIYFW; encoded by the coding sequence ATAGATGATATGTATGACAATTTACAAAAAAATATTGATTTTTCAGATGAATTACTTGAAGTTGGTTTTCTTCCAATAGCTGACGATTCAGGAGGGAATCAACTATGTATCGGCATATCTGAAAAGCATTATGGAGAAATTTATTTTTGGTAA
- a CDS encoding DUF5081 family protein: MKKDVFSAQEVYVLMDILGGTELFGFPELYLVGLTALESSEVGVERLQKKQIVTKENQLTSIGMTLLKILERYCESETYVMVENHFLVPDEKETICLEKVQEGYRLSVLPGKALLEKLYHEYELVRREATEEELTFKKQRLRRSELRQLGLEEAEFQVAPLSIGKVSPTESGISKEEWVFFELENQLYAVSPSEEYVYKMSHYWLTHWLVEELKVPYELPEGVTA; the protein is encoded by the coding sequence ATGAAAAAAGATGTTTTTTCAGCACAAGAAGTATATGTGCTGATGGATATTTTAGGGGGAACTGAGTTATTTGGGTTCCCAGAACTGTATTTAGTTGGTTTAACGGCACTAGAAAGTAGTGAAGTCGGGGTTGAAAGACTACAAAAGAAACAGATCGTTACGAAAGAAAACCAGTTAACCTCTATTGGAATGACTCTATTGAAAATTTTAGAACGTTATTGTGAAAGTGAAACGTATGTGATGGTTGAAAATCATTTCCTCGTTCCAGATGAAAAAGAAACGATTTGTCTAGAAAAAGTACAAGAAGGCTATCGACTCTCTGTTTTACCAGGGAAAGCGTTATTAGAAAAGTTGTACCATGAGTATGAGCTAGTTCGACGAGAAGCAACTGAGGAAGAATTGACATTTAAGAAGCAACGCCTGCGTCGTTCAGAGTTGAGACAATTAGGTTTAGAAGAAGCAGAATTTCAAGTAGCTCCTCTTTCTATCGGGAAAGTTAGTCCGACAGAATCTGGAATCAGCAAAGAAGAATGGGTCTTTTTTGAGTTAGAAAATCAACTGTACGCTGTCTCTCCTTCCGAAGAATATGTGTATAAAATGAGTCACTATTGGTTGACTCACTGGTTGGTAGAAGAATTAAAGGTACCCTATGAATTGCCAGAAGGAGTGACAGCCTAA
- a CDS encoding helix-turn-helix domain-containing protein encodes MIYTNWENGKRELELDKIVELATELNTTVDYLLGNSDINLLDTSKEDIQNLSKEEAK; translated from the coding sequence GTGATTTATACCAATTGGGAAAACGGAAAGAGAGAGCTTGAACTAGATAAGATTGTAGAACTTGCGACAGAGCTGAACACCACAGTTGATTATCTTCTTGGTAATTCAGATATTAATCTTTTGGATACCTCCAAAGAGGATATACAAAATTTAAGTAAAGAAGAAGCAAAATAA